In Myxococcus fulvus, one genomic interval encodes:
- a CDS encoding NAD-dependent epimerase/dehydratase family protein: protein MKLLVTGGTGFLGAHLVPKLVAAGHTVRLIGRSRPTGPAYEGTEYVAGDLKDRDAVRRALDGVEGLYHLAGLVSFQPKDARKMFELHVDSTRELLRDVREAGVKRVVLASTSGTTAVSKEEAVLDESADYPLTVVARWPYYLSKIYEEKLSLEYCRKHSIPLVVLNPSLLMGPGDDRLSSTWTVVKFLNREIPAMPGGGMSFVDVRDAADAFLQALTRGEVYGRHLMGVNMTMTEFFHRLERLTGVSAPRLKLPKQVNILGGHLLERWAKVRGTPAPLDPQEVEIGEHYFWLDAAKAEAELGFRARDAQGTLADTVKHIYAKLPPGSLPGTKGRLGELRDGT, encoded by the coding sequence GTGAAGCTGCTGGTGACGGGAGGCACGGGGTTCCTCGGCGCGCATCTGGTGCCGAAGCTGGTGGCGGCCGGGCACACGGTGCGCCTCATCGGGCGCTCGCGTCCGACGGGGCCCGCGTACGAGGGCACCGAGTACGTCGCGGGAGACTTGAAGGACCGGGACGCGGTGCGCCGCGCGCTCGACGGCGTGGAGGGCCTGTACCACCTGGCCGGGCTCGTCTCCTTCCAGCCGAAGGACGCGCGCAAGATGTTCGAGCTGCACGTGGACAGCACGCGGGAGCTCCTGCGTGACGTGCGCGAGGCGGGTGTGAAGCGCGTGGTGCTCGCGTCCACCTCCGGCACCACGGCGGTGTCGAAGGAGGAGGCGGTGCTCGACGAGTCCGCCGACTACCCCCTCACGGTGGTGGCGCGCTGGCCGTACTACCTGTCCAAGATTTACGAAGAGAAGCTGTCGCTGGAGTACTGCCGCAAGCACTCGATTCCGCTCGTGGTGCTCAACCCCAGCCTGTTGATGGGGCCCGGGGATGACCGGCTGTCCTCCACGTGGACGGTGGTGAAGTTCCTCAACCGGGAGATTCCGGCGATGCCGGGTGGCGGCATGTCCTTCGTGGACGTGCGCGACGCGGCGGACGCGTTCCTCCAGGCGCTCACGCGGGGCGAGGTGTACGGCCGCCACCTGATGGGCGTGAACATGACGATGACGGAGTTCTTCCACCGTCTCGAGCGCCTCACGGGGGTGTCCGCGCCCCGGCTCAAGTTGCCCAAACAGGTGAACATCCTGGGCGGCCACCTGCTGGAGCGCTGGGCCAAGGTGCGCGGCACGCCCGCGCCACTGGACCCGCAGGAAGTGGAGATTGGCGAGCACTACTTCTGGCTGGACGCCGCCAAGGCCGAGGCCGAGCTGGGCTTCCGCGCGAGGGATGCGCAGGGGACGCTCGCGGACACGGTGAAGCACATCTACGCGAAGCTGCCTCCTGGCAGCCTCCCCGGCACCAAGGGCCGCCTCGGCGAGCTGCGCGACGGGACGTGA
- a CDS encoding GGDEF domain-containing protein — translation MSGDETRVTKISSLDLRPERSTECCLVQIHGPELGKKYLVDDSELTIGRDQHNHIVVDLDNVSRRHARVLGRGGKMLVEDLGSTNGTYLNDQEVLQAQPLRSGDLIKVGGSIFKFLDGDNIETQYHETIYTLTIADGLTGVNNKRFFLEYLEREMGRSSRYKGTLSLMMFDIDHFKQINDVHGHLAGDYVLRELAQSVKRLVRREQCFARYGGEEFAVVIPEDGPDKARLFAEKIRKLIAEKAFVYDEKEIPVTISIGVAEMTGDMTEPTHFIKVADANLYKAKKTGRNKVVG, via the coding sequence ATGTCAGGCGACGAAACGCGCGTCACCAAGATTTCCTCCCTGGATCTGCGCCCGGAGCGCAGCACCGAGTGCTGCCTCGTGCAGATTCACGGCCCGGAGCTCGGCAAGAAGTACCTTGTCGACGACTCCGAGCTGACCATTGGCCGGGACCAGCACAACCACATCGTGGTGGACCTGGACAACGTCTCCCGTCGGCACGCCCGCGTGCTGGGGCGGGGCGGGAAGATGCTGGTGGAGGATTTGGGCTCCACCAACGGCACCTACCTGAACGACCAGGAGGTGCTCCAGGCCCAGCCCCTGCGCAGCGGCGACCTCATCAAGGTCGGCGGCTCCATCTTCAAGTTCCTCGATGGCGACAACATCGAGACCCAGTACCACGAGACCATCTACACGCTGACCATCGCGGATGGCCTCACCGGCGTGAACAACAAGCGCTTCTTCCTCGAGTACCTCGAGCGGGAGATGGGGCGCTCCAGCCGGTACAAGGGCACGTTGTCGCTGATGATGTTCGACATCGACCACTTCAAGCAGATCAACGACGTCCACGGGCACCTGGCCGGGGACTACGTGCTGCGGGAGCTGGCCCAGTCCGTCAAGCGGCTGGTGCGCCGCGAGCAGTGCTTCGCGCGCTACGGCGGCGAGGAGTTCGCCGTGGTCATCCCCGAGGACGGGCCGGACAAGGCGCGCCTGTTCGCGGAGAAGATTCGCAAGCTCATCGCGGAGAAGGCGTTCGTCTACGACGAGAAGGAGATTCCGGTCACCATCTCCATCGGCGTGGCGGAGATGACCGGCGACATGACGGAGCCCACGCACTTCATCAAGGTCGCGGACGCCAACCTGTACAAGGCGAAGAAGACGGGCCGCAACAAGGTGGTGGGCTGA
- a CDS encoding MFS transporter: MAVGGLGADLGHPGAARRRESGGPTMMTTEQDMSGPVPARAGRREWTGLAVLVLPTLLISVDVTVLYLALPQLSSQLGASSTQQLWIMDIYGFMLSGLLVTMGTLGDRIGRRKLLLIGAAGFCVASVVAAYSQSPEMLIAARAALGIAGATLMPSTLALISNMFQAPGQRSVAIAVWLNCFLIGMVIAPLLGGWMLEHFWWGAALLLGVPVMVVLLLTAPALLPEYRDASAGRLELTSVVLSLAAILPTIYGIKELARHGWHVEALVALGVGLGMGVVFVRRQLRLEHPLLDPRLFANRAFSSTLLILLLVAIVTGGMGLLIPLYLQMVAGRTPLEAGMWMVPQMLGMMVGSSLGPFIVRRMRPGWVMAAGLALSSVGYLVMTQVDSVGGPVVLVIGSVIVTMGLAPMAVLGTDLVVGSVPPEKAGSAASTSETANELGVALGVAILGSFATAVYRRNMADAVPAGVPDGVADSVRESIIGAVTTTSSLPAGLRDAVLAPARESFTQGINIAAGLGVVVFASLAVVAAVMLKNVRAGQH, from the coding sequence GTGGCCGTCGGCGGGCTCGGCGCCGACCTGGGGCATCCAGGGGCAGCGCGTCGCCGCGAGAGCGGGGGACCCACGATGATGACGACGGAGCAGGACATGTCGGGCCCGGTGCCCGCACGGGCGGGACGGCGGGAGTGGACGGGGCTGGCGGTGCTCGTGCTGCCCACGCTGCTCATCTCGGTGGATGTCACGGTGTTGTACCTGGCGCTGCCGCAGCTCAGCTCCCAACTGGGCGCGAGCAGCACGCAGCAGCTGTGGATCATGGACATCTACGGCTTCATGCTCTCCGGGCTGCTGGTGACGATGGGCACGCTGGGGGACCGCATCGGCCGGCGCAAGCTGCTCTTGATTGGCGCCGCGGGGTTCTGCGTGGCGTCGGTGGTGGCGGCGTACTCGCAGAGCCCGGAGATGCTCATCGCGGCGCGCGCGGCGCTGGGCATCGCGGGGGCCACGCTGATGCCCTCCACGCTGGCGCTCATCAGCAACATGTTCCAGGCGCCGGGCCAGCGCTCGGTGGCGATTGCCGTGTGGCTCAACTGCTTCCTCATCGGCATGGTCATCGCGCCGCTGCTCGGGGGCTGGATGTTGGAGCACTTCTGGTGGGGCGCGGCGCTGCTGTTGGGCGTGCCGGTGATGGTGGTGCTGCTCCTGACGGCGCCCGCGCTGTTGCCCGAATACCGGGATGCCTCGGCGGGGCGGCTGGAGCTGACGAGCGTGGTGCTGTCGCTCGCGGCCATCCTTCCGACCATCTACGGCATCAAGGAGCTGGCGCGGCACGGCTGGCACGTGGAGGCGCTCGTGGCGTTGGGGGTGGGGCTGGGGATGGGCGTGGTGTTCGTGCGGCGGCAGTTGAGGCTGGAGCACCCGCTGCTGGACCCGAGGCTGTTCGCCAATCGCGCGTTCAGCTCCACGCTGCTCATCCTGCTGCTGGTGGCCATCGTCACCGGCGGCATGGGGCTCTTGATTCCGCTCTATCTCCAGATGGTGGCGGGGCGCACGCCGCTGGAGGCGGGGATGTGGATGGTGCCGCAGATGCTGGGGATGATGGTGGGCTCGTCGCTGGGGCCCTTCATCGTGCGCCGCATGCGGCCGGGCTGGGTCATGGCGGCGGGACTGGCGCTCTCCAGCGTGGGCTACCTGGTGATGACCCAGGTGGACAGCGTGGGTGGACCCGTCGTGTTGGTCATCGGCTCCGTCATCGTGACCATGGGGCTCGCGCCCATGGCGGTGTTGGGGACGGACCTGGTGGTGGGCTCGGTGCCGCCGGAGAAGGCGGGCTCGGCCGCGTCCACGTCGGAGACGGCGAATGAGCTGGGTGTGGCGCTGGGCGTGGCCATCCTGGGCAGCTTCGCCACGGCTGTCTACCGGCGGAACATGGCGGACGCGGTGCCGGCGGGAGTTCCGGACGGCGTGGCGGACAGCGTGCGGGAGAGCATCATCGGCGCGGTGACGACGACATCGTCGCTCCCGGCGGGACTGCGTGACGCGGTGCTCGCGCCCGCGCGGGAGTCCTTCACGCAAGGCATCAACATCGCGGCGGGGCTGGGCGTGGTCGTCTTCGCGTCACTCGCGGTGGTCGCGGCGGTGATGCTCAAGAACGTGCGCGCGGGGCAGCACTGA
- the glgC gene encoding glucose-1-phosphate adenylyltransferase, translating to MSKVLAMILAGGAGTRLEPLTRERAKPAVPFGGRYRIIDFALSNFTNSGVYRVKVLTQYKSDSLNNHLSRAWRMSAFLGHYVEAVPAQMRTGTDWYKGSADAIYQNLNIITDEEPDFIFVFGADHVYRMDTRQMLDFHVSKRAACTVAAIPVPIEQGREFGIIDVGPDGRMRQFLEKPKDPPPMPGNPKMCLASMGNYLFTTEVLVQEVVRDAANEASAHDFGKSIISELYKYAPVYVYDFATNEIAGQEGKERGYWRDVGNIDVYYQSNMELVEVDPIFNLYNDRWPIHTQANNYPPAKFVFADQDNQRVGHATDSLIAEGCIISGGKVNRSVLSPKVRVNSYSEVEASILFENVTIGRRSRIRKAIIDKNVEIPPGTTIGYDPVEDKRRFHVTPDGVVVIPKGMKVT from the coding sequence ATGTCCAAAGTCCTGGCGATGATTCTGGCGGGCGGCGCGGGCACGCGCCTGGAGCCCCTCACCCGTGAGCGGGCCAAGCCCGCCGTCCCCTTCGGGGGGCGCTACCGCATCATCGATTTCGCCCTGTCGAACTTCACCAACTCCGGCGTCTACCGCGTCAAGGTCCTCACCCAGTACAAGAGCGACTCGCTCAACAACCACCTGTCCCGCGCCTGGCGGATGTCAGCCTTCCTGGGCCACTACGTGGAGGCGGTGCCCGCGCAGATGCGGACGGGCACGGACTGGTACAAGGGCAGCGCGGACGCCATCTACCAGAACCTCAACATCATCACCGACGAGGAGCCCGACTTCATCTTCGTCTTCGGCGCGGACCACGTGTACCGGATGGACACGCGGCAGATGCTCGACTTCCACGTGTCCAAGCGCGCCGCGTGCACGGTGGCCGCCATCCCCGTGCCCATCGAGCAGGGCCGCGAGTTCGGCATCATCGACGTGGGTCCGGACGGGCGCATGCGCCAGTTCCTGGAGAAGCCCAAGGACCCGCCGCCCATGCCGGGCAACCCGAAGATGTGCCTGGCCTCCATGGGCAACTACCTCTTCACCACGGAGGTCCTGGTGCAGGAGGTGGTGCGTGACGCCGCCAACGAGGCGAGCGCGCACGACTTCGGCAAGTCCATCATCAGCGAGCTCTACAAGTACGCGCCGGTGTACGTGTACGACTTCGCCACCAACGAGATTGCCGGGCAGGAGGGCAAGGAGCGCGGCTACTGGCGGGACGTGGGGAACATCGACGTGTACTACCAGTCCAACATGGAGCTGGTGGAGGTGGACCCCATCTTCAACCTCTACAACGACCGCTGGCCCATCCACACGCAGGCCAACAACTACCCGCCGGCCAAGTTCGTGTTCGCGGACCAGGACAACCAGAGGGTCGGCCACGCCACGGACTCCCTCATCGCCGAGGGCTGCATCATCTCCGGCGGCAAGGTGAACCGCTCCGTGCTGTCCCCGAAGGTGCGCGTCAACTCCTACTCGGAGGTGGAGGCGTCCATCCTCTTCGAGAACGTCACCATCGGCCGTCGCAGCCGCATCCGGAAGGCCATCATCGACAAGAACGTGGAGATTCCGCCGGGCACGACGATTGGCTACGACCCGGTGGAGGACAAGCGGCGCTTCCACGTCACGCCGGATGGCGTGGTGGTGATTCCCAAGGGCATGAAGGTGACGTGA
- a CDS encoding GNAT family N-acetyltransferase, which translates to MGASGGLHLRPARDSDRRALWRVHTEAVGTLCQGVYAPDELSTWVRLLRPEGYLRPDRPRTVLVAERDRRLVGFGQLDSLNGELEALYVLPDQVGHGVGSSLLAALESVAWGGGSPQVGLDASLNAEDFYRHRGYVSLHEARRPLTARVQLACVRMQKRRPALPTRRGATTGAPAPI; encoded by the coding sequence ATGGGCGCGTCGGGCGGCCTCCACCTGCGGCCAGCACGGGACTCGGACCGGCGCGCCCTGTGGCGCGTCCACACCGAGGCGGTGGGGACGTTGTGTCAGGGCGTCTATGCGCCCGACGAGCTGAGCACCTGGGTGCGGCTGTTGCGGCCGGAGGGCTATCTGCGCCCGGACCGGCCGCGCACCGTGCTGGTGGCGGAGCGGGACAGGCGGCTGGTGGGCTTCGGCCAGCTGGATTCGCTCAACGGGGAGCTGGAGGCGCTGTACGTGCTTCCGGACCAGGTGGGCCACGGCGTGGGCTCCAGCCTGCTCGCCGCGCTGGAGTCGGTGGCCTGGGGTGGCGGAAGTCCCCAGGTGGGCCTGGACGCGAGCCTCAACGCGGAGGACTTCTACCGTCACCGGGGCTACGTGTCGCTGCACGAGGCGCGGCGGCCCCTGACGGCGCGGGTGCAGTTGGCCTGCGTGCGGATGCAGAAGCGCAGGCCCGCGCTGCCGACGCGCCGTGGGGCCACCACGGGAGCGCCCGCGCCTATCTGA